In Bradyrhizobium sp. 1(2017), one DNA window encodes the following:
- a CDS encoding division plane positioning ATPase MipZ, which translates to MLVQASQGQSGSAHVVVLGNEKGGSGKSTTALHIAVALLKAGQRVATIDLDCRQQSFTRYISNRSAWARRTKLDLELPVHRCIKLGETMQIAENENSEFQQFMEAVSAVESSFDFIVIDTPGTDSYLMRLAHSMADTLVTPINDSFLDFDVLGTVDPANYAVTGESHYAEMVRDVRRKRRQLDGATTDWIVVRNRLSMLGSRNKQLVAEGLKDLSLRLGFRYVDGFAERVVYREFFPRGLTALDEIDEATLGMRPNLGHLTAREEVTSLLRQLKLPLDERGRRRAANRAEWFSQVDKPLEVHDILGA; encoded by the coding sequence ATGCTTGTGCAGGCTAGCCAAGGCCAATCCGGCTCGGCGCATGTAGTCGTGCTCGGCAACGAGAAGGGCGGCTCCGGCAAATCGACCACCGCCCTGCACATCGCCGTTGCGCTCCTGAAGGCGGGCCAGCGCGTTGCCACGATTGACCTCGACTGCCGCCAGCAGAGCTTCACGCGCTACATCTCCAACCGGTCTGCCTGGGCACGCCGCACCAAGCTCGACCTCGAGCTGCCGGTGCATCGCTGCATCAAGCTCGGCGAGACCATGCAGATCGCCGAGAACGAGAATTCCGAGTTCCAACAGTTCATGGAAGCGGTCTCGGCGGTCGAGAGCAGCTTCGACTTCATCGTCATCGATACGCCCGGCACCGACAGCTACCTGATGCGGCTCGCCCATTCGATGGCCGACACGCTGGTGACGCCGATCAACGACAGCTTCCTCGACTTCGACGTGCTCGGCACCGTCGATCCCGCCAATTACGCGGTCACCGGTGAGAGCCACTACGCCGAGATGGTGCGCGATGTCAGGCGCAAGCGCCGTCAGCTCGATGGCGCGACCACCGACTGGATCGTCGTGCGCAACCGCCTGTCCATGCTCGGCTCCCGCAACAAGCAGCTCGTCGCCGAAGGCCTGAAGGATTTGTCGCTGCGGCTCGGCTTCCGTTATGTCGATGGCTTCGCCGAACGCGTCGTCTATCGCGAGTTCTTCCCGCGCGGACTGACCGCCCTCGACGAGATCGACGAGGCCACCCTTGGTATGAGGCCCAATCTCGGCCATCTCACCGCGCGGGAGGAGGTGACGAGCCTGCTCCGCCAGCTCAAGCTGCCCCTCGACGAGCGCGGCCGCCGCCGCGCCGCCAACCGGGCCGAATGGTTCAGTCAGGTCGATAAGCCGCTCGAGGTTCACGATATCCTCGGCGCCTGA
- the panC gene encoding pantoate--beta-alanine ligase — MSSSPLIARTVPALRRAVDTLRKRKATIALVPTMGALHDGHVSLVRLAKRRASRVVVSIFINPTQFAPTEDFGAYPRTWKSDIAKLVAENVDVVWHPGVGAMYPEGFATRIVPDGPALAGLEDRFRPHFFGGVATVVGKLFTQCRPDVAIFGEKDFQQLRVVTRMAGDLDLGVKVIGSRTVRERDGLAMSSRNVYLSAEERQTATILYRAMKESARRIKAGDAIAPAMAGGAEMIKAAGFVLDYFEVRHAATLAPVTSRKDGPLRILVAAKLGSTRLIDNIAV; from the coding sequence ATGTCATCAAGCCCCTTGATCGCCCGCACGGTCCCCGCCCTGCGGCGCGCCGTCGATACTCTCCGCAAGCGAAAGGCCACGATCGCGCTGGTCCCGACCATGGGTGCACTCCATGACGGGCATGTGTCGCTGGTCCGCCTCGCCAAGCGGCGCGCGAGTCGCGTCGTGGTGTCGATCTTCATCAACCCGACGCAGTTCGCTCCAACGGAAGACTTTGGCGCTTATCCACGCACCTGGAAGTCCGACATCGCCAAGCTCGTGGCCGAGAACGTCGACGTGGTCTGGCACCCCGGCGTCGGGGCCATGTACCCGGAGGGTTTTGCCACCCGCATCGTGCCAGATGGGCCGGCGCTGGCCGGCCTCGAGGACCGCTTCCGGCCGCACTTCTTCGGCGGCGTCGCCACCGTCGTCGGCAAGCTGTTCACGCAATGCCGGCCGGATGTTGCAATCTTCGGCGAAAAGGATTTTCAGCAGCTGCGGGTGGTGACGCGGATGGCGGGCGATCTGGATCTCGGCGTCAAGGTGATCGGCTCCCGCACCGTCCGCGAGCGCGACGGGCTCGCGATGTCCTCGCGCAACGTCTATCTCTCGGCGGAGGAGCGGCAGACCGCGACAATCCTGTACCGCGCCATGAAGGAGAGCGCGCGGCGGATCAAGGCCGGCGATGCCATCGCACCGGCGATGGCGGGCGGCGCCGAGATGATCAAGGCGGCCGGCTTCGTGCTCGACTATTTCGAGGTGCGCCATGCCGCGACGCTGGCGCCGGTCACCTCGCGCAAGGACGGGCCCTTGCGGATCCTGGTCGCGGCCAAGCTCGGCAGCACCCGGCTGATCGACAATATCGCGGTCTAG
- a CDS encoding DUF1489 family protein, giving the protein MPLHLIKLAVGCDSVKELKEWIAERMQTAKKKGLPQHHIHITRMVPKRDAEIMAGGSLYWVIKGEIAAREKIIGIEPFRDKDGIGRCRIVMQPKVISVSPRPMRPFQGWRYLTDDSVPADLGKSAAGSIAAMPEPMRRELRDLGLL; this is encoded by the coding sequence ATGCCGCTACATCTGATCAAGCTCGCCGTCGGCTGCGACTCCGTCAAGGAATTGAAGGAGTGGATCGCCGAACGGATGCAGACCGCCAAGAAGAAGGGTCTGCCGCAACATCACATCCACATCACCCGCATGGTGCCCAAGCGCGACGCCGAGATCATGGCGGGCGGCTCGCTCTATTGGGTGATCAAGGGTGAGATCGCCGCGCGGGAAAAGATCATCGGCATCGAGCCGTTCCGCGACAAGGACGGCATCGGGCGCTGCCGGATCGTGATGCAGCCGAAGGTGATCTCGGTGTCGCCGCGGCCGATGCGCCCGTTTCAGGGCTGGCGCTATCTCACCGACGATTCAGTGCCCGCCGATCTCGGCAAGTCCGCCGCCGGCTCGATCGCGGCGATGCCGGAGCCAATGCGGCGTGAACTGCGCGATCTGGGGTTGCTCTAG
- a CDS encoding glutathione S-transferase family protein: protein MAALKLAIGNKNYSSWSMRPWLALRANDIPFVETVIPLYTDNPADKEQILSFSRAGKVPVLVDGDITVWDSLAIIEYVAERHPEKKLWPDDVAARAHARSVCAEMHSGFMALRNECGMNLHRPVRPVTLSADASANIARVQEVWRECRTRYGAKGPFLFGRFGAADAMYAPVVHRFRTYAIEVSPETKAYMETMLALPAFQEWTRDGLAETLRIEKFEDA from the coding sequence ATGGCTGCACTGAAACTCGCGATCGGCAACAAGAACTATTCGTCATGGTCGATGCGGCCCTGGCTCGCGCTGCGCGCCAACGACATCCCGTTCGTAGAAACCGTCATCCCGCTCTACACCGACAATCCCGCCGACAAGGAGCAGATCCTGTCCTTCAGCCGCGCCGGCAAGGTGCCGGTGCTGGTCGACGGCGACATCACGGTGTGGGATTCGCTCGCCATCATCGAGTACGTCGCAGAGCGCCATCCGGAGAAGAAGCTGTGGCCCGACGACGTCGCGGCCCGCGCTCATGCCCGGTCGGTGTGCGCCGAGATGCATTCCGGCTTCATGGCCTTGCGCAACGAATGCGGCATGAACCTGCATCGCCCGGTGCGCCCCGTGACGCTGTCGGCAGACGCCAGCGCCAATATCGCGCGCGTGCAGGAGGTCTGGCGCGAGTGCCGGACCCGCTATGGTGCCAAGGGACCGTTCCTGTTCGGCCGCTTCGGCGCGGCGGATGCGATGTACGCCCCGGTCGTGCACCGCTTCCGCACCTACGCGATCGAGGTCTCGCCCGAGACCAAGGCCTACATGGAGACGATGCTGGCGCTGCCGGCGTTCCAGGAATGGACCCGGGACGGGCTCGCCGAAACGCTTCGTATCGAGAAGTTCGAGGACGCCTGA
- a CDS encoding DUF599 domain-containing protein, whose translation MSRHWVDITAVGFFIIEWLVYALTLEHSAYGRDSLSARMNRYREVWVRRLLDRDTRMVDMQIMASLQNGTAFFASTSLFALGGALALLHATNDAITILSKLPVDLSTSPAMWELKCVGLVLICVYAFFKFAWAYRLFNYVAILFGGMPPADQRDTPSAEAHVIRTSRLFESAGRHFNRGQRAFFFALGYLGWFVSPWLLFVTTAAVVVVTWRRQFASSAWAAMAPEMADGEEMRKRGH comes from the coding sequence ATGAGCAGGCACTGGGTCGACATCACCGCCGTCGGCTTCTTCATCATCGAATGGCTGGTCTACGCGCTGACGCTGGAGCATTCGGCCTATGGCCGCGACAGCCTGTCGGCGCGCATGAACCGCTATCGCGAGGTTTGGGTGCGCCGCCTGCTCGACCGCGACACCCGCATGGTCGACATGCAGATCATGGCCTCGCTCCAGAACGGCACCGCCTTCTTCGCGTCCACCAGCCTGTTCGCGCTCGGCGGCGCGCTGGCGCTGCTGCACGCCACCAACGACGCCATCACGATTTTGAGCAAGCTGCCGGTCGACCTCAGCACGTCGCCGGCCATGTGGGAGCTGAAATGCGTCGGCCTCGTGCTGATCTGCGTCTACGCCTTTTTCAAGTTCGCCTGGGCCTATCGCCTGTTCAACTACGTTGCGATCCTGTTCGGCGGCATGCCGCCGGCCGACCAGCGCGACACGCCTTCCGCCGAAGCCCATGTCATCCGCACCTCGCGCCTGTTCGAATCCGCCGGCCGCCACTTCAACCGCGGCCAACGCGCCTTCTTCTTCGCGCTCGGCTATCTCGGCTGGTTCGTCAGCCCGTGGCTGCTGTTCGTGACCACCGCGGCGGTGGTGGTCGTGACCTGGCGCCGGCAATTCGCGTCGAGTGCCTGGGCCGCAATGGCGCCGGAGATGGCGGATGGCGAGGAGATGCGCAAGCGCGGTCATTGA
- a CDS encoding aldo/keto reductase: MLFVEANGARIPAIGLGTWELSGRLAARVVEQALRLGYRHIDTAQVYENEREVGDGLRASGVRRDDIFLTTKVWTNHFAPHDLERSVKESLARMRLPSVDLLLLHWPNSHVPLAETLGALSHAKTMGLTRHIGVSNFTVALTEKAVALSPEPLVCNQVEYHPYLDQAKVRAACDQHGLALVAYSPVAKGRVKTDQTLAQIGRAHRKSPAQVCLRWLVQQNVAAIPRTSRVERLSENIEIFDFELSEDEMGRIAALAHPDGRLTDFGFAPKWD; encoded by the coding sequence ATGCTGTTCGTCGAGGCCAATGGTGCAAGGATCCCGGCGATCGGCCTCGGGACCTGGGAGCTGAGCGGAAGGCTTGCCGCCCGCGTGGTCGAGCAGGCGCTGCGGCTCGGCTATCGCCACATCGACACGGCGCAGGTCTATGAGAACGAGCGCGAGGTCGGCGACGGCTTGCGGGCGTCGGGCGTGCGCCGCGACGACATCTTCCTGACGACGAAAGTCTGGACGAACCATTTCGCGCCCCATGATCTCGAGCGCTCGGTCAAGGAGAGCCTCGCCCGTATGCGGCTTCCCTCCGTCGACTTATTGCTGCTGCACTGGCCCAATTCGCATGTCCCGCTGGCGGAGACGCTCGGCGCGCTGTCACATGCGAAGACGATGGGCCTGACCCGGCACATCGGCGTTTCCAATTTCACGGTGGCGCTGACCGAGAAGGCGGTGGCGTTGTCGCCCGAGCCGCTGGTCTGCAACCAGGTCGAATATCATCCTTATCTGGACCAGGCGAAGGTGAGGGCGGCCTGCGACCAGCACGGCCTTGCCCTCGTTGCCTACAGTCCCGTCGCCAAGGGGCGCGTCAAGACCGACCAGACACTCGCGCAGATCGGCCGCGCCCATCGTAAATCGCCGGCACAGGTGTGCCTGCGCTGGTTGGTGCAGCAGAATGTCGCTGCGATCCCGCGCACCTCGCGCGTCGAGCGCCTGTCGGAAAACATCGAGATCTTCGATTTCGAGCTGTCGGAGGACGAGATGGGCCGGATCGCCGCGCTCGCCCATCCCGATGGACGCCTGACCGATTTCGGCTTCGCGCCGAAATGGGATTGA
- a CDS encoding helix-turn-helix domain-containing protein, whose product MSMRLRLKADGRIVELRDGQEFPVQPAAHAAPGDAASLAVRDLRRRACLTQMEFAAKLGVPVETIRNWEQGKRAPRGPARALLAVIAHAPDTVFQALAKV is encoded by the coding sequence ATGAGCATGCGGTTGCGGCTGAAGGCGGACGGACGGATCGTCGAATTGCGGGATGGGCAGGAGTTTCCGGTCCAGCCGGCGGCCCATGCCGCGCCGGGCGACGCCGCCTCGCTCGCGGTGCGCGATTTGCGCCGCCGCGCCTGCCTCACCCAGATGGAGTTCGCCGCAAAGCTCGGCGTGCCCGTCGAGACCATCCGCAACTGGGAGCAGGGCAAGCGTGCCCCGCGGGGACCGGCCCGTGCGCTGCTTGCCGTGATCGCGCATGCGCCGGATACGGTGTTCCAGGCGCTCGCCAAGGTCTGA